A stretch of the Neofelis nebulosa isolate mNeoNeb1 chromosome 1, mNeoNeb1.pri, whole genome shotgun sequence genome encodes the following:
- the GJA3 gene encoding gap junction alpha-3 protein — translation MGDWSFLGRLLENAQEHSTVIGKVWLTVLFIFRILVLGAAAEEVWGDEQSDFTCNTQQPGCENVCYDKAFPISHIRFWVLQIIFVSTPTLIYLGHVLHIVRMEEKKKEREEELLKADGPHPGPAAHCGPGGHGQKDRPPVRDDRGRIRIAGALLRTYVFNIIFKTLFEVGFIAGQYFLYGFELKPLYRCDRWPCPNTVDCFISRPTEKTIFIIFMLAVACVSLLLNMLEIYHLGWKKLKQGMTNHYRSDSPESRVGAAKPGGVSPLPLPSPSALPTVTIGFPPYYTHSASSLGPATAAGYPGAPPPATDLGTAAPSEAREKARPARFHNGNHHLLAAEQNWANQEAEQQTAGRKASPPVSASASLSPAGSTGQLAQDAGAGGSAPGPSADGTGSSLGGDDGKSAGTPDLDGEQAGSPEVEMLAPPLPPADPGRSSKASKSSGGRARPNDLAI, via the coding sequence ATGGGCGACTGGAGCTTTCTGGGGAGACTATTAGAGAACGCGCAGGAGCACTCCACGGTCATTGGCAAGGTTTGGCTGACGGTCCTGTTCATCTTCAGGATCCTGGTGCTGGGCGCCGCGGCGGAGGAGGTCTGGGGGGACGAGCAGTCGGACTTCACGTGTAACACGCAGCAGCCCGGCTGCGAGAACGTCTGCTACGACAAAGCCTTCCCCATCTCCCACATCCGCTTCTGGGTGCTGCAGATCATCTTCGTGTCCACGCCCACGCTCATCTACCTGGGCCACGTGCTGCACATCGTGCGCatggaggagaagaagaaggagcgCGAGGAGGAGCTGCTGAAGGCCGACGGCCCGCACCCCGGGCCGGCCGCGCACTGCGGGCCCGGCGGCCACGGCCAGAAGGACCGGCCGCCGGTGCGCGACGACCGGGGCCGGATCCGCATCGCCGGCGCCCTGCTGCGGACCTATGTCTTCAACATCATCTTTAAGACGCTCTTTGAAGTGGGCTTCATCGCCGGCCAGTACTTTCTGTACGGCTTCGAGCTGAAGCCCCTCTACCGCTGTGACCGGTGGCCCTGCCCCAACACGGTGGACTGCTTCATCTCCAGGCCCACGGAGAAGACCATATTCATCATCTTCATGCTGGCAGTGGCCTGCGTGTCGCTGCTACTCAACATGCTGGAGATCTACCACCTGGGCTGGAAGAAGCTCAAACAGGGGATGACCAACCACTACCGCTCAGACTCCCCCGAATCCAGGGTGGGGGCCGCAAAGCCTGGCGGCGTGAGCCCGCTGCCGCTCCCCTCCCCGTCCGCCCTGCCCACGGTCACCATCGGATTCCCGCCTTACTACACCCACTCCGCCTCTTCCCTGGGACCGGCCACCGCCGCGGGCTACCCCGGGGCCCCTCCGCCGGCCACCGACCTCGGCACGGCCGCCCCGTCTGAGGCGCGCGAGAAGGCTCGCCCTGCCAGATTCCACAACGGCAACCACCACCTGCTAGCGGCAGAGCAGAACTGGGCCAACCAGGAGGCCGAGCAGCAGACGGCCGGGAGAAAGGCCTCCCCGCCGGTGTCCGCTTCTGCCTCCCTGAGCCCTGCGGGCAGCACCGGGCAGCTGGCGCAGGACGCAGGCGCGGGCGGCAGCGCCCCCGGCCCGTCGGCGGACGGGACCGGCAGCAGCCTGGGCGGCGACGACGGCAAATCGGCGGGGACCCCCGACCTGGACGGGGAGCAGGCGGGGAGCCCCGAGGTGGAGATGCTCGCGCCTCCTCTGCCCCCCGCAGACCCCGGGCGGTCGAGCAAGGCCAGTAAGTCCAGCGGCGGCCGGGCCAGACCGAATGACTTGGCCATCTAG